Within the Pseudomonas orientalis genome, the region CAACTTCGTACTCAAGCGCAAAACCTGCCAGACGCCGCAGCGTCTGATCGCGGCCTGGGCGTTGAGGTTCGAGACGCCGTTGCCGGAAAGCCCGCAAGGGATGGCTGGATAAGCCAGTTGCGATGCTATGCTTGATGTTTCGGAACAGGATGGCGAGAGAGTGATGAGTCGCCCGCTGTTCGTTTCACTGGACGGGCCCAAGGGCACCGGCAAGACTACCCTGCTGGAGAGCGTGACGGCAGCGCTGAGGGCCGATCATAAGAAGGTGATCCGGCTTTGTGAGAAAAACAGCGATCCCCACCGGGGTGAAACCATGGCGCTGGTCAACCGACTTGTCCGAAATCCCAACCCTGCACTGGAGTGGGCAGTGTGTGAGCGGTTCGCGGACAGCCGTGCCTGGATTTCCCGGCACGTGCTGCCTGAACAGCCCTCTGACAGCATTATTCTGATTGACCGCTGGTATCCGTCTGACGCGGCCTTTCGCCGGCTGATTCCGTTTGCGCAGATTCTGCAACTGAACATCGACCGTCACGTGCAAGTGCCGGACCTGCATGTCGGGGTCGTCACCGACGCGCAGACCTCATGGGCGAGAGCAGCGGCACGCCGGCGGGGACTCAACAGTACGGTGCTGCACACCCTGGAAGAACATGCCGCCTGCACCCAAGCGTTTGAACGAGCAGTTGCCGATCAGGGTTGGGTTTTATGCCGTAATGAAGGGTCGATCGAGGAGGCGACGAGGCGGGTAGTTTCCGAGATAAATAATGTGTTGGGTGGGCGCTAGTCCGGCGCCCACCCAGTGGCTGGGTCGAATCGACTCAGGGCTGCAAACGCCGCGCGCTCCAGCCTGTCTCGCTACGGTCGTACCGCAGCCGCTCATGCAAGCGTTCGCGCCCATTGCCCCAGAACTCCAGCGATTCAAGTCGCAACTCGAACACGCAATACCCCACGGGACGCGGCAGCGGGCCTGGCACGTCGGCCAGTTGCCTGGCGGCGTTGCGCATGGCCTGCACATCCTGCAGTTCCTCGCTCTGGTGAGACACCGACGACATTGGGTGCGTGGCATATGGGCGCTTGAGCCACGCCTCGTCAGCCTTGGCGTCCGGCAAGCGCACGGCCTGGCCATTGAGGATGATTTGCTGACTGGTTTCGCGCCAATACAGCACGCCCGACGCCCACGGGTTGTGGCTCAGTTCACGGCCTTTCTGGCTGCCGGCATGGGTGCTGAACAACACGCCGGCGTCACTGATTTCGCTGATGACCACGATCCGCGTGGAGGGCCGGCCCTGGCTGTCGGCGGTGGCCAGCGCCAGTGCCCTGGGTTCGCGGATGCCGACGCGGCGCGCACGCTCGAGCCAATTGTGCAGCACGCTCATGGGGTCGGCGGGCAGTGTCTGGTATTCGGGGAACGGTGCATCCAGGGTGCCGGTGAGAGATTCCGACATACCTTTACCCAGCAGCGGCTGGCCTTGCAGTGAGCTGTTCATAGCACGATGCTCCCCCGTCCGAACGTGACGCCATTGCCTGATACCTCGACCCGCGTCAGTTGCTCGGCGCGGCCCTCGGCTTTGGCGAACATCAGTGACGGGCGGCCGATTTCCACGCCCTGTAAGATCTCCACTGTCTGGCCGAACTCTATCTGGCCATGGCGCGCCAGATGAATCGCCAATGGCCCGGCCGCAGAGCCGGTGGCCGCATCTTCGACAACGCCGTAGGCCGGTGAAAACATCCGGCTGCGCCAATGCCGTCCGGCGCCGGCAAAGCAGTTGATCGCCATGTCGTGGAAGCTGGACAGTGCCCGGTGGTCGGGGTGCAGGGCCGACAAGGCTTCAATGCTTGGCAGGCCGATAAACACGTGGCGCGGCCCGTTGTGATAGATCTCGATGGGAAAGGTCGAGGCGCTGATGCCCAGGGCCTCGAGCAGTTCAGCGTCGCGGCCCAGGGCCGTCCAGGTCGGGATCGGCTGGTCCATGCTGGCGGCGATGACACTGCCGTTCTGGCGTTCCAGTTCAAAGGCGATGGTGCCCATGCGGGTTTCCAGGTACAGCCGGTGGTTGTCGGTATGCGCGCCCAGGGCGATGGCCGTCCCCAGTAACGGATGCCCGGCGAAGGGCAGCTCGTTTACCGGTGTGAAGATCCGGATCAGCGCATCCCCACCATTGCGTGGCTTGAGCACAAAGGTGGTCTCCGAGAGGTTCATTTCCCGGGCAATGCGCTGCATTTGCGCGGGCGGCAAATCATCGGCGTCAAAGAACACCGCGACCGGATTGCCTTCCAGCGGGACGCTGGCGAAGGCGTCGATGATGACGTAGTTATGCATGGTTTATCTCCCGGCGGCCGAAACGCTGCTGTCGACCGTGGTGTGGATGAGGGCGTGCCGCAGCAGATCGGCGATGATGCGCGGGCCTTCCTGGGTCAGCAGCGACTCGGCATGAAACTGCATGGAGGCAAACGACGGCCCACGCAGCGCATGGACCTCGCCGGTCTCGCTGTCGCGACTGATCTCGACGCTGCCGATGCCGTCGACGTCCAGGCGGTCACTGGCACTGCGGGCCGCGAAGGTGTTGTAGAAACCCACCCGCTCGGCGTTGCCGAACAGATCGATCTGTTTTTGCACGCCCTGGTTGGGAATGTCCCTGCGTTGCAACTCCAGGCCCAAACACAGGCTCAGCACCTGATGGCTCAGGCACACGGCGAGGAACGGTCGCTGCTGGCTGAGCAGGGAACGGATGGCCACGTGCAGATGATTGATTTTCGGCAGTTGCACATCGCTCGGGTTGCCAGGGCCAGGGCCCATGATCACCAGGTCGTAACCGTCGAAGCGGTACTCGTCGCTGAAGCTGCGCACCGTCACCACCAGGCCCAGCGCCCGCAGCTGTTTGGCGATCATCGAGGTGAACGTGTCTTCGGCGTCGACGATCAGCACCTGACGGCCGCTGAAGTCGGCCTGGGTCTGTTGCCGTTGCTGGCTGTCCATCAACCAGAAATCCGAGACGTAGGCGTTGCGGTTGGCCAATGCAGCGCGCACCTGCAGGTGGTCGCCGAAGCGCGAGGCCGGCTGGTTTTTCAGCGCAGCGATCAGGCCAGCCGCCTTGGCCCGGCTTTCGGCGGCTTCGGTCATCGGTTGGGAGTGGCGCACGATGGTCGAACCGACGCTGATCCGTATCTGTCCGCTGTCATCGATATCGGCGGTGCGAATCAGGATCGCCGAGTCCAGGGAACGTCCGCCTTTGCCGTCGCTGCCGATCAGCGCAGCCATGCCGCTGTAATACGCGCGGCCTTGCGGCTCATAGCGCCGGATCACGCGGCAGGCGCTTTCCAGCGGGCTGCCGGTGACGGTCGGGGCGAACAGGGTTTCATGGAGGATGTCGCGCACATCGCGACGGGTCTTGCCTTCGATGAAGTACTCGGTGTGCGCCAGGTGCGTCATCTCCTTCAGGTAAGGGCCGAGGACGTGCCCACCGTCTTCACAAATACGCGCCATCATTTTCAGCTCTTCATCGACCACCATATACAGCTCATCGGCTTCCTTGCGGTCGGCCAGGAAGTCCATGACCTCTGCCAGGTTGGGGCCGGCGGGCGGATAGCGGTAAGTGCCGCTGATGGGGTTCATCACAGCCAGCCCATCCTTGACGCTGATGTGGCGTTCGGGGGATGCGCCGACGAAGGTGCGACTGCCGGTGTGAATGATGAATGTCCAATAAACCCCTTTCTCGCGCTCCAGCAAATGACGAAAGAACGACAGCGCACTGGCCGGGCCGTACTCGCTGATCTCCGCCAGAAAAGTGCGCTTGATCACGAAGTTGGCGCCTTCCCCGGAGCCGATTTCATTGTCGATCACCTGGCTGACGATCTCGGCATAGCGGGCGTCGCTGAGGTCGAAGCGTTCGTTGTTCAACTGGATCGGCACGTTGGGCAGCAACCCCAGCAATTGCTCGATGCCGATGGATTGCTGCTCGGTAATCGTCATCGCCAGCAGCGGCGACTGATCGTCCACCGCCTCGAAGCCGCGTTCGGCGATCTGGCGGTAGGGAATCAGCGTCAGCACATCCAGGCGAGGCGCGCCGATCGAGGGGGCGGGCAGGTCGATATCGGCCAGCACCCGTGGCTGCGACATTTCGCCAATCAGCACATTCAGCAGTCCGGGACCGCTGGATTCGGGGCGGTACAGCAGGGCAAACGGTTCAGGCGTCGGTTGCAGGATGCGTTCCATGAGGCGCGCGGCGGCTTGGCTCATAGCACCACCTCATCGGTGGTGATGACCATGGCGCAACGGCTGGCGGCATATTCCATGGCCATCCAGTGGTGCTCCTTGCTGAAGTCGGCGATAGCGTCGACAACGAGGAAAGGTTGGATATCGTTGGAATACGCATCCACGCTGGAAATCAATACCCCGACATGTGCGTATACGCCACACAGGATCAACTGATCGCGCCCGCTGGCGTGCATGCGTTGCAGCAAGTCGGAGTTGAAGAACGCGCTATAGCGCCACTTGGTCAGCAGCCAGTCACCGGGTTGGGGGGTGAGGGCGTCGACGACCTCGCGGTCGGCCGGGCTGGCCTTCATGCCCGGGCCCCAGAAATCCTTGAGCAGCCCGCGTTGTTCCTCGTTCATGCTGCCCGGCTGGGCGGTGTAGGCCACCGGCACGCCGTTGTCGGCCGCCCACTGGCGAACGCGGGCGGCATTGCCCACGACTTCGTCGCGCAGGGCCTCCGGCAAGGGCCGCAGGAAGTAGCGCTGCATGTCGTGCACCAACAGCACGGCGCGTTCGGGGTCGATGTGCCATTGCGCAAGATTGGAAGGCAGGTCGTGGGTGGTAGGCAGAGCGTAAGGGATGATCGATGGAATGCCGGTCATGGCGACGAACTCCAGTCAAAGGGATGCAAAAGAGGGAGGAGGGCAGGCCTGCCAGGCCATCACCGCAGCAATGGCTTGCCCTGGGTTCAGGCGCGGGTCGCACAGGCTTTTGTAGCGGCTGGCCACCTGGCTCAGGCCGGCAGCATCGGAGGCGCACTCGCTGACGTCATCGGGGGTGGTTTCCAGATGCAGGCCGGCGGCCACGCCACCGGCCGAGATCACGGCCTGTTTGAAGGCACTGATTTCCTCGGTGATGGTCTGCACCATGCGGGTCTTGTTGCCGCAGGGCGCGACGATGGTGTTGCCGTGCATCGGGTCGCTGAGCCAGATCACCTTGTGGCCGGCGTGGCGCACTGCCTCAACCAGCGGTGGCAGGCGCTCGGCAACCTTGTGGGCGCCCATGCGGGCAATCAGGGTCAGCCGTCCGGGTTCGCGCCTGGGGTCCAGGCGCTCGCACAGACTCAGTAATTGATCCCGGGTGATATCCGGGCCGACCTTGCAGGCCACCGGGTTGAGCACTTCGCTGAGCAGCGCGACGTGAGCGCCCGTCAACTGACGGGTGCGTTCGCCGATCCACGGCCAGTGGGTTGAGCCCAGAAATATCCGGCCCTGTTCATCCTGGCGCACTTGCGGCAGTTCGTAGTCGAGCACCAGCATCTCGTGACTGGTCCAGGCGGGGGCGCCGGTGAGCTGCAGCTCGCCGGACGGCTCCTTCCATCCCAGGTGCCCCATGATGTCCTGGGCGGCGCGATAGCCGCGTACCAGGCGTTGCGCATCGTGCTGGCGATGGCCGTGGACGGCCTCGCGCCCGTTGACCATGTCGCCGCGGTACACCGGCAGCTCGACATCGCCAATGCGTTCACTGTGGTTGGAGCGCGGCTTGGCGAACTGCCCCGCGATCCGTCCCACCCGGACCACCGGTTGCCGGGTCACCAGCCGGAACGCGCCGGCCAGAATGTCCAACATCGCGGCTTTGCGGATCACATGATCGGGAGCGCTTTCATCCATGTCCTCGGCGCAGTCACCGCACTGGATGACCATCGCTTCGCCAGCCGCGACCCTGGCCAGGGTGGCGCGCAAAACCAGAATGTCTTCGACGCGAATCAGTGACGCGCTGTCCCTGAGGTAGGCCTGCGCATCATGCAGTTGTGAAGGTTCGCTCCATTGAGGCTGCTGGAACGCTTCACACTTTTGAACCCGTTTCAGTAAGTCTTCCATGATGCGATCACTCTCCCAAAAGATCAGACAGGAATGCCTTCACGCTTGATATGCGGCACCGGAATACCCAAGGCACGTAATTGTTGAAAAACGTTCATGAACTCGCGATTGCGTTTTACTTTGCCGTTTTCCAGTTCGAATGAGTGCAGGAAGTGGTTCTCGTAATAACCTTGCGGGTAACCAGGAAAGAGAATCTTGCCGTGGCCATCACACTCGACCCAGATATGGTTGGGGTCATCGGTTTCAAATACCTTGACGTTGTACCATTCCCAATCCGGAAAGCATTTGAGTGACCAGACAGCATGTTCGGCCAATTTGTTTTTGCCACTGATGACAATGGGGGCACCGGTGTCCGTGGTCCATAAGCCGCCTGAACCGTCTTCGGTAAATAGTTCATGTCGACGCAGGCGGTCCTGGCCTTTGGTGCGCATGTATTGTTCAACCGTGGCGCGGTTCTTGCGGCGCAGTTCAGTGTCGTCAGGGGTGAGTTGTTGCACGGCGCTATCTGGCATGTTCAATCTCCAATGAATAGAGGGTTTTATGAAGCGGGGATACCTTCACGCTTGATCCTTGGCACCGGGATGCCCAAGGCGCGAAGTTGTTCAAACGGGTTCATGAATTCACGGTTCTGCGTGATCTTGCCGTTGTCCAGTTCGAAGGAATGGATGTAATGGTTTTCGCAATGACCCTCTGGATAACCAGGGACTCGAGTGGTGCCGCGACCGTCACTCTCGACCCAGAAGTGATTGGGGTTGTCGGTCTCGAACACCCGCACGTTGTGCCACTGCCAGTCCGGGAAGCACCGGTGCAGCCACACGCCGAGCGCGGCCAGTTTGGCGTGGCCTTTAAAAACAAGGGGTTCACCGGTTTCGGTGTTCCAGGAGCCTCCACTGCCATCCGGAGTGAACAACTCATGCCGGCGCAGACGATCCTCGCCGTTGGTGCGCATGTACTGATCTACAGTTGCACGGTTTTTCCGGCGAAGCTCAAGCTGATCATTAAAGCCGCCAGATGAAAGCGAAGCAGGCATGGCGGTGCTCTCCTTAGTTGAGGGGATCTATAAAAATCAATTAAATAATTAGTTAAGGTGCGATGAAGTTGAACAGTTTTTAACGGTTGCACATTCCTGGTCATTCAGTGCGGTGTTGTTTATACACCCGCCCTTCCCGGCGTTGGAACTACGAGATCTTGTAGTGGCTCAGCCCGGGCGACACGCTGGGAGCTGTTGCATTATTATGAACGCGAGAGGTCATTCGTCGACTGAGAAACAGTGGCCTTTGGCTAGTTAGTTAGGTTAGATATAAAAAATAGTTCGCTAGTGCGAAGCAGTCTATAGCAGTTGATTTTGCCGGTTGACAGGTGCTCAGGTTGGTTTAGTCTCACGACTCCTTGGAGCGTTATAGGTGTTCAAAATGGAATTAGGACAGCTGTTGGGATGGGATGCTTATTTTTACAGTATCTTTGCACAAACCCTAAATATGGAGGAGTTCACGGTTGTTGCATTGAGGGCTTTGCGGGAACTGCGCTTTGATTTCTTCGCCTATGGCATGTGCAGCGTGACACCGTTCATGCGGCCCAAGACCTATATGTACGGCAATTATCCCGAGCACTGGCTACAGCGCTATCAATCCGCCAACTACGCGAAGATCGACCCCACGGTGAAACACAGTAAGGTCTCGTCGGCCCCCATTTTGTGGAGCAGTGAGTTGTTCCGGGACTGCCCGGACCTGTGGTCTGAAGCCAACGACTCGCATCTATGCCATGGCCTGGCCCAGCCTTCGTTCAACAGCCAGGGACGTGTCGGCGTGTTGAGCCTGGCTCGCAAGGATAACGCCATCAGCCTTCAGGAATTCGAAGCATTGAAGCCAGTGACCAAAGCGTTTGCCGCGGCGGCCCTGGAGAAGATTTCCGCGTTGGAGACTGATGTGCGTGTGTTCAACACCGATGTGACGTTCAGCGAGCGCGAATGTGATGTGTTGCGCTGGACCGCGGATGGCAAGACCTCTGAGGAAATTGGCGTGATCATGGGCGTTTGCGCCGACACCGTGAACTACCATCACCGCAACATCCAGCGCAAGATCGGCGCCAGCAACCGCGTGCAGGCAGTGTCTTACGCCGTCGCGCTGGGTTATATCTGAGGTTCATCCGTTGAGCCGAGTCGACCAGCAGGACGACTCGGCCGTTTTCAAGCGCTCTGCCTCAATAACGCCTCGGACATGAAGGCTGAAGGTAAGCGGGCGCCACGGTGGTGTTCACGGTGGGCGGAGAGCTTGATGGCGAGAATTTTTTCGTCCTGGTGCGTGATGACCGGCCCCAGGCGTTCGTAGTTGACTCCGTTGATCTTGTAGTAGCGCTCCATCGTGCTGTTGACGATGCCGACGATGGCATCGGCGCCCGCCAGGCTCGCAGTCTGGAGAGTTTTCCAGAACAAGGGCATCGCCAATTGCGGTTCGCGGGTGGTGAAACGTGTCATTTCCCAGATGGCCGGATGCTTGGGCGATGTGCCTGTGCAGGTATGGCTGAAGACGCCCTCCAGCAAATTGGGGAATACCGTAGGTATCAGACGGGCGCAGCCTACGATCGAGCGGTGTTCGTTGAACGCCAGAAGGTAGCGGGCGTGTTCGGTGTCGTATTGATCCCATTCATAACCGACCTGATCCGGCGGGATAGGTAATCGCCAGCCCAGTTTCTCGATGAATTGTTCATGCCGAAAGCGGCCCAGCATGATTTTGAGCTCGTCGCTCATCGCGCTCAGCGTATGCTCTTCCATGTGCATGGCAGGGTGTTCCTTAGGGGAGGGGGAGTGCGGATTTTTATAGAGGACTTGTGGCGGCTTAGCGACTACAAGATCTTGTAGGGTAAGTAGGCGTGGGTGTCGGACAGGGGGACAAGGTAGTGACAGGGATGGGATGAGTTCTGCCATCCGTGGAACAAGCGCGCAGTCGTTCCACTGTCCGGCGTAGATTTTTTGGCGCTGACGCCTAGCTCAAATCATGCAGATCTCGCCCGAGAGGCTGGCTTAAAGACCACTCAGAAAACTTGACCTTCAAACCCTGGCGCTGCGGTGTGCAGCACATGGGGCCGACCGTATAGATTTTCGCTTCTGGAAAGGGCGCAAGCCTGAGCAATGGCCAAGTCACCCCATCTGTTGAATACTGCAAGCGCAGCACACCCTCGGAAACGGTGATGCGAAGCCAAAAATCGTTCGGGTTGCCGGGGAAGCAGCCAGGCGCCCAGTCCGACTGGCCTTGGGTCAGCACGCTGCTGATCATCGGCGTTCCGTCATTGTTTTCTATGCCTGCCTTGAGCCAAGTCCTCTCATCGAGCCGGACCATAATGCCTGCTTGATCGTACAACTCGCGAAAGTCAGCGTTGACTCTGACCTGGGCCGTAAAGGCTGCTGAAGTAGCAAATCCCAGGAAATGCCCGCTATCGCGTATGAATCCGTAGTGCGTTTCGCGCCAAAAGTCGGTTTGGACGTCGGTCACTACCTCCAGGGAACCGTCAGTGAAGGTTTGGTAACGGTTCGGTTTATTCAGCCAATTAGCTTTGCGCCAAATTGACGATTCAAAGTCTTGAACGACCTCTGCAATTCGATTTCCATCCACCATGCTACCTCCAGAGTCTGTTAGCCGTACCTGCGTTGCACGCCAGGTCTTGCACTGCGCTGGTCCGACGCTGACCTACCTATCATTTGGAACGACCCACTACACCTTTAAGTCTACCTGTCTCAACTCATGGTTAAGGTACAGCGCAATGGATAAGACAATCACCGTCGATAAACTGACTACCACCGACCTTGAATCCATCAACGAAATATGGCTCGGCGGGACGCATACCCAACTATGCCTGTGGCGCGGCGAACAAACCTTCACCCACGAAATGATGAGCGAGGGCACCCACGATCAGAATATCCGACGTCTGTGCTTGCAGCTGATCAACCCTGACGATCAAGCCGCCGTGGCCAGCGTTGAGGCAATTGTGCGTGAGCGGCTGAAAGAAATGGGGAAGGAGGGCGAGTTTTATCCCGCTGAGGAGGCGGATACTCATCAATAAAGAAGGGAGTGTCGGCCATTGGTGGGAGCCAACCAAGGCCTGGAATCGTGAGAAAAACGTGTACAAATTGAAAAACATGTACAGTTTTTTTCATTCATGACGATATAGCTGGCAAGGTGCCATGGATCGGGCCCGTAATATTTATGAGTCCAATCGTCATGACTATCTTCTTCAACCTGCGCCGTGATCGCCGCGCGATTCAACAACTGGTAGCTGCAATCACTCGCGGTGTACCGCCACAGGTAGACGGGTGCGCTGAAAGCGCTGCAGTTCTCGATGCCTGGAGGGTGTTTGACTCACTCGATCGCGACTCCAAGTCTCGTATAGATGAGCTTGAGCGTGAATTGGAAGCAGCCCGTGAGATGCTTTCCGAGGCAGCGTCGTCTGCATCAGCCCATGAAATCAGGTTTGACCTTGTGAACCGAGCCTCCAGCGAGGGGCTTTGGGATATGGAGGTCGTGGCTGGCGACCCGGTGAATCCTAAAAATCGTTTCTGGTGGTCGCAGCAATTGCGCAACCTGCTGGGGTTCAGAGACGAGCGCGATTTCCCGAATGTGTTGGCCAGTTGGGCCGATCGCCTGCATCCGCAGGACAAACAGGCCACGCTTGATGCGTTTGCCCGCCATCTGAACGATAAGTCCGGCAATACACCCTACAAAGTGAAAAATCGGCTGGCGATGAAGGACGGTTCATACCGTTGGTTCTATGCCCAGGGAGAAACGCTGCGGGATGATCGCGGGATGCCTATACGTGTAGCGGGTTCGCTGCGTGATATCCATGACCAGCTTGAGCGAGACCAGGAGCACGACGTCATTATCACCCGATTTGAACTGGCCAGGGAGATGCTCTCGGACGGGTTGTGGGATATGGAAGTCATCGCGGGAGACCCGGTAAATCCAAAGAACCCTTTCTGGTGGTCTCCCCAGTTCCGGCGACTGCTCGGATTTGAAACCGTGGAGGAGTTCCCGGATGTCCTGGACAGCTGGGCATCCAGGCTGCACCCGGACGATAAGGAGCGAAGCCTCAACGCTTTTGGTGCTCACCTGAATGACCGATCCGGTAAAACGCCCTTTGATATCGAGTACCGCTTGAAAATGAAGAGCGGCGAGTATCGATGGTTCAGAGCCAGAGGTCAGACTCGGCGCGACCCGGCAGGCTTACCGCTTCGGGTAGTCGGTGCACTGGTGGATGTCCATTTGCAGCATGAGCAGGAGGCTCTGCGACAAGCAGAGGTCAAGCATCAACGCACGCTTGAAGAAAACATCGCTCAATTGTCGCAGATCGTTGGGACGATTCAGAGCATTGCCAGCCAGACCAACCTCCTGGCACTGAACGCGGCGATCGAGGCCGCGCGCGCGGGCGAGGCAGGTCGTGGCTTCGCGGTGGTTGCCGACGAAGTTCGCAAGCTGGCAACTCGCACGACGGAAGCCACCGAACAAGCTGCCGGGATGATTACTCGCTGATCAGACTGGCTGCTCTGCAGCGACCTAGGGTATCAAGCGTCTCTCGCGTAGTCGGTCGAACACGTCGAAAAACGCTTGATCGCTCGCCTGGTAGGCGGTGAAGCCCAGGGCACGGCTCTTCGACATATCCGTGACAACTTCGATGGGTCGACCCAGGTCTGCATCGGTATGCCATGGGGATATCAGGCGGCTGATATCGGATTCTTTCAGCCCACGTTCCGCGACTATTTGCGTCCATACGGCCTGGTCGTCAGCCATCTGTTGCTCAAGGGGGGAGGGTGAAGGGGGATAATCGGCAGCGGACAAGTCGAAGTAGTCGGCAATGCGGCTCCACATCCATTTCCAGCGAAACACATCGCCGTTGGTGACGTTGAATGCCTGATTGGCCGCAGCCGGCGTGGTGGCCGCCCACAATTGTTGTCTGGCCAACTGCCGGGCGTCCGTCATATCGGTGAGGCTGTCCCACTGTACGCGTGAACCGGGAAATACAAAGGGACGATTGGTTTTTTTGCAAATCGAGGCATAGACGGCGAGGGTGGTTGCCATGTTCATCGCGTTGCCCACGGCAACCCCGGTGACGGTATGCGGGCGATGAACGCTCCAAGTGAAGCCGTCCTGTTCAGCCGCAGCGAAGAGTTCGTCTTCCTGGGCGTAGTAGAAGTTTTCGATATCCAGACGAGGCTGGTCTTCGCGAAACGGTGTGTGCGGAAGGCTGCCTTTACCATAGGCTTCGAATGGGCCGAGGTAGTGTTTCAGGCCAGTCACCAACGCTACGTGCTCGACGCTCCTGGCCGGCCGAGTGGCGGTCAGCACGTTGCGCACCATGGCGGCATTTACGCGAATGTTCTCGGCCTCGGTGGCTTGCCGTGACCATGTAGTAATGAACACGTGTGTGGGTTTCAAACCCGCCAGCGCCTGTTCCAGCGAAGCAGGGTCCTGAAGGTCTGCCGCGACCGGGATCACGCCTGGTGCCTGCGACGGGTGCCTGGACAGCGCGGCGACCTGCCAGTTGTTGTCGATGAGTAACTGAGTGATGGCGCTGCCGACGATGCCGCTGGCGCCCACAACCAAAGCTGTATGGGTCATAGGTTTCTCCTGGATTCAGGTTTGGGAGTCCGTCCAAGTGACGGAGGTTCAACTGAATCTGATCCGTATGCGCGCCCCTTGATGTGATTTAACAACCTTTCGTGACCTTTTCGAAATGGGGTCACTAGATTGTCAATCCCGACGTGGGTGCGTAAGCTACAGCCATGAACCAACCCTCTATTTCCTCGCGCGGCGTTCGCGGCCCAGCCGATCATGACATTCGCGATCAGATTGTCGCTGCCGCCAATGCGCATTTCAGCCAGTATGGCTACAGCAAAACCACGGTCTCCGACCTGGCTAAAGCTATTGGTTTTTCCAAGGCTTACATCTACAAGTTCTTTGATTCCAAGCAAGCGATTGGGGAAGCTATCTGCGCCAACTGCCTGGCTGAGATTGTTGCGGCTGTCGAGCAGGCAATGGACGCCGAGGGCATTTCGTCGACAGAGCGCTTTCGACGCCTGGTCAAAACGTTGATTTCCACGGGTGTAAGCCTGTTCTTCAATGATCGAAAACTCTACGATATCGCGGCGTTTGCGGCATCGGAGAGCTGGCCGAGTTCGCAGGTATACGACGCCCAGATCAAGTGCTTCGTGCTGCAAATCGTGCGTGAAGGGCGGGAAAGCGGCGAATTTGAACGCAAGACACCGTTAGATGAAACCGTGGACTCCATACATTTTGCATTGCGGCCTTTCGTC harbors:
- a CDS encoding PhzF family phenazine biosynthesis protein, producing MHNYVIIDAFASVPLEGNPVAVFFDADDLPPAQMQRIAREMNLSETTFVLKPRNGGDALIRIFTPVNELPFAGHPLLGTAIALGAHTDNHRLYLETRMGTIAFELERQNGSVIAASMDQPIPTWTALGRDAELLEALGISASTFPIEIYHNGPRHVFIGLPSIEALSALHPDHRALSSFHDMAINCFAGAGRHWRSRMFSPAYGVVEDAATGSAAGPLAIHLARHGQIEFGQTVEILQGVEIGRPSLMFAKAEGRAEQLTRVEVSGNGVTFGRGSIVL
- the phzG gene encoding phenazine biosynthesis FMN-dependent oxidase PhzG, yielding MNSSLQGQPLLGKGMSESLTGTLDAPFPEYQTLPADPMSVLHNWLERARRVGIREPRALALATADSQGRPSTRIVVISEISDAGVLFSTHAGSQKGRELSHNPWASGVLYWRETSQQIILNGQAVRLPDAKADEAWLKRPYATHPMSSVSHQSEELQDVQAMRNAARQLADVPGPLPRPVGYCVFELRLESLEFWGNGRERLHERLRYDRSETGWSARRLQP
- a CDS encoding dTMP kinase: MSRPLFVSLDGPKGTGKTTLLESVTAALRADHKKVIRLCEKNSDPHRGETMALVNRLVRNPNPALEWAVCERFADSRAWISRHVLPEQPSDSIILIDRWYPSDAAFRRLIPFAQILQLNIDRHVQVPDLHVGVVTDAQTSWARAAARRRGLNSTVLHTLEEHAACTQAFERAVADQGWVLCRNEGSIEEATRRVVSEINNVLGGR
- a CDS encoding PhzA/PhzB family protein gives rise to the protein MPASLSSGGFNDQLELRRKNRATVDQYMRTNGEDRLRRHELFTPDGSGGSWNTETGEPLVFKGHAKLAALGVWLHRCFPDWQWHNVRVFETDNPNHFWVESDGRGTTRVPGYPEGHCENHYIHSFELDNGKITQNREFMNPFEQLRALGIPVPRIKREGIPAS
- a CDS encoding anthranilate synthase family protein gives rise to the protein MERILQPTPEPFALLYRPESSGPGLLNVLIGEMSQPRVLADIDLPAPSIGAPRLDVLTLIPYRQIAERGFEAVDDQSPLLAMTITEQQSIGIEQLLGLLPNVPIQLNNERFDLSDARYAEIVSQVIDNEIGSGEGANFVIKRTFLAEISEYGPASALSFFRHLLEREKGVYWTFIIHTGSRTFVGASPERHISVKDGLAVMNPISGTYRYPPAGPNLAEVMDFLADRKEADELYMVVDEELKMMARICEDGGHVLGPYLKEMTHLAHTEYFIEGKTRRDVRDILHETLFAPTVTGSPLESACRVIRRYEPQGRAYYSGMAALIGSDGKGGRSLDSAILIRTADIDDSGQIRISVGSTIVRHSQPMTEAAESRAKAAGLIAALKNQPASRFGDHLQVRAALANRNAYVSDFWLMDSQQRQQTQADFSGRQVLIVDAEDTFTSMIAKQLRALGLVVTVRSFSDEYRFDGYDLVIMGPGPGNPSDVQLPKINHLHVAIRSLLSQQRPFLAVCLSHQVLSLCLGLELQRRDIPNQGVQKQIDLFGNAERVGFYNTFAARSASDRLDVDGIGSVEISRDSETGEVHALRGPSFASMQFHAESLLTQEGPRIIADLLRHALIHTTVDSSVSAAGR
- a CDS encoding 3-deoxy-7-phosphoheptulonate synthase, with product MEDLLKRVQKCEAFQQPQWSEPSQLHDAQAYLRDSASLIRVEDILVLRATLARVAAGEAMVIQCGDCAEDMDESAPDHVIRKAAMLDILAGAFRLVTRQPVVRVGRIAGQFAKPRSNHSERIGDVELPVYRGDMVNGREAVHGHRQHDAQRLVRGYRAAQDIMGHLGWKEPSGELQLTGAPAWTSHEMLVLDYELPQVRQDEQGRIFLGSTHWPWIGERTRQLTGAHVALLSEVLNPVACKVGPDITRDQLLSLCERLDPRREPGRLTLIARMGAHKVAERLPPLVEAVRHAGHKVIWLSDPMHGNTIVAPCGNKTRMVQTITEEISAFKQAVISAGGVAAGLHLETTPDDVSECASDAAGLSQVASRYKSLCDPRLNPGQAIAAVMAWQACPPPSFASL
- a CDS encoding isochorismatase family protein encodes the protein MTGIPSIIPYALPTTHDLPSNLAQWHIDPERAVLLVHDMQRYFLRPLPEALRDEVVGNAARVRQWAADNGVPVAYTAQPGSMNEEQRGLLKDFWGPGMKASPADREVVDALTPQPGDWLLTKWRYSAFFNSDLLQRMHASGRDQLILCGVYAHVGVLISSVDAYSNDIQPFLVVDAIADFSKEHHWMAMEYAASRCAMVITTDEVVL
- a CDS encoding PhzA/PhzB family protein produces the protein MPDSAVQQLTPDDTELRRKNRATVEQYMRTKGQDRLRRHELFTEDGSGGLWTTDTGAPIVISGKNKLAEHAVWSLKCFPDWEWYNVKVFETDDPNHIWVECDGHGKILFPGYPQGYYENHFLHSFELENGKVKRNREFMNVFQQLRALGIPVPHIKREGIPV